GGATAAAATCTTTGCAAatgctgacacacacacacgcacacacacacacactatgtatatgtatatgtatatgtatatatataagaagCAGCAGTTTAAGAAAAGCAGGTGACATAAGTCACTTTGTCATGATCCAGCCCATAATTAACTTCCTCACCTTAGGTTATAAGAACGACATAGTCCCAAGAACTGATTGGTTTATTTGAAAGTGTTAGAAGGGAAGGAATCAATGTACAGTCACTGGACAAAGCCAGAAATGAataagagaagataaaaaatcTAAATTTGGATTCAAATGTAGTAtctttatcatttatttatgagAATCTTATCACTATGTTACTCATAAGGGGATATTATACATTTTAAGGGGATTTACATTAGCATGAATTGAATGATTCTTCTGCACTCAGTCTTCTACCTTTAAATTCTTCCCGAGTAGTTTTTCAGGAATCCATTTCATAAAAGTAAAGGGACTAATTTCATAATGGTatatgtcttttctttcctctgcaggcTTAAGTGATAATTGAGTTTCTTGttagaagcacagaaatgaataaCTCAACGTACATAAACTCTTCCTCTGAAAATGTAATAGCTCTGGAGAGCCCCTATAAAACTATTGAAGTGGTCTTCATCGTCTTGGTGGCAGGGTCCCTCAGCTTAGTTACCATAATTGGGAACATCCTGGTCATGGTGTCAATCAAAGTCAACAGGCACCTGCAGACTGTCAACAACTATTTCCTGTTCAGCTTGGCCTGTGCTGACTTGATCATAGGCATCTTTTCCATGAACCTATATACCCTCTACACTGTGATAGGCTACTGGCCCTTAGGGCCTGTGGTATGTGACCTCTGGCTGGCTCTTGACTATGTGGTCAGCAACGCCTCTGTGATGAACCTCCTTATCATCAGCTTTGACAGATACTTTTGTGTCACCAAGCCTTTGACATACCCTGTAAAGCGGACCACTAAGATGGCAGGCATGATGATTGCAGCTGCATGGGTTCTCTCCTTCATACTGTGGGCCCCTGCAATTCTCTTCTGGCAGTTCATTGTAGGGGGGAGGACTGTTCCCGACAAGGATTGCTACATCCAGTTTCTTTCCAATCCTGCTGTCACTTTTGGCACTGCCATCGCAGCTTTCTACTTACCTGTTATAATCATGACTGTTCTTTACTGGCAAATCTCTCGAGCCAGCAAGAGTCGgataaagaaagggaaaaaggaagctGCCCAAAACCAGGATCCAGTTTCCCCCAGCCTTGTCCAAGGTAAAATAGTGAAACCAAACAATAACAACATCCCAACTAGTTCAGATGGGCTGGAAcataacaaaatacaaaatggaaaaacCACTGGAGAGAGTGTGATGGAAAACTGTGTTCAAGGGGAGGAGAAGGACAGCTCAAATGACTCCACCTCAGTGAgtgtggtcccttccaatgtAAAAGAGGATGAAGCTGCCAAAGATGCCAGCCAGACTTCTGCCTCCCAAGACCATCTCAGAGTGGAGAACTCCAAGCTGACTTGCATCAGGATAGCAACCAAGTCTCAAAAAGGTGACTGCTGTGCTCCCACCAACACCACTGTGGAGATTGTAGGCACCAATGGGGATGAGAAGCAGAATAGTGTAGCCCGGAAAATTGTCAAGATGACGAAGCAGCCAGCCAAAAAGAAACCACCACCttctagagagaaaaaagtgacAAGGACCATTCTAGCCATCCTCCTAGCCTTCATCATCACCTGGACCCCATACAATGTTATGGTGCTCATCAACAGCTTCTGTGCATCCTGCATCCCTGGTACTGTATGGACCATAGGTTATTGGCTTTGTTACATCAACAGCACCATCAACCCTGCTTGTTATGCACTCTGCAATGCCACATTCAAGAAGACCTTTAAGCACCTTCTTATGTGTCACTACAAGAATATAGGAGCAacaaggtaaataaataaataaataagaaaataattgaaaacgCGAAGAAGTTCCAAACtaaattataaaacaaacaaacaaaaatgccatAGCACTTTAC
The Coturnix japonica isolate 7356 chromosome 1, Coturnix japonica 2.1, whole genome shotgun sequence DNA segment above includes these coding regions:
- the CHRM2 gene encoding muscarinic acetylcholine receptor M2, with translation MNNSTYINSSSENVIALESPYKTIEVVFIVLVAGSLSLVTIIGNILVMVSIKVNRHLQTVNNYFLFSLACADLIIGIFSMNLYTLYTVIGYWPLGPVVCDLWLALDYVVSNASVMNLLIISFDRYFCVTKPLTYPVKRTTKMAGMMIAAAWVLSFILWAPAILFWQFIVGGRTVPDKDCYIQFLSNPAVTFGTAIAAFYLPVIIMTVLYWQISRASKSRIKKGKKEAAQNQDPVSPSLVQGKIVKPNNNNIPTSSDGLEHNKIQNGKTTGESVMENCVQGEEKDSSNDSTSVSVVPSNVKEDEAAKDASQTSASQDHLRVENSKLTCIRIATKSQKGDCCAPTNTTVEIVGTNGDEKQNSVARKIVKMTKQPAKKKPPPSREKKVTRTILAILLAFIITWTPYNVMVLINSFCASCIPGTVWTIGYWLCYINSTINPACYALCNATFKKTFKHLLMCHYKNIGATR